A region from the Ralstonia pickettii genome encodes:
- a CDS encoding PadR family transcriptional regulator — MSIQHALLTSLLEKPSSGYELARRFDKSMGYFWSATHQQIYRELGRMAEAGWVSVEEEEDSRKKTYTVLPPGRDELARWVLEPTVSSDNREEVLVKLRADAVIGPLGFAEEMQRLIEQHRTRLNTFREIEQRDFARADLTRAQQLQHAVLQRGIVYEEGWLAWADDVLPLLEPASVPA; from the coding sequence ATGTCCATCCAACACGCGCTGCTGACATCCCTGCTGGAAAAGCCCTCGTCGGGCTACGAGCTTGCCCGACGCTTTGACAAGTCGATGGGTTATTTCTGGAGCGCCACGCATCAGCAGATCTACCGCGAACTCGGTCGCATGGCCGAAGCCGGCTGGGTGAGCGTGGAGGAAGAGGAAGACAGCCGCAAGAAGACCTACACCGTGCTGCCGCCGGGCCGCGACGAACTCGCGCGCTGGGTGCTTGAGCCGACCGTGTCGTCGGACAACCGCGAAGAAGTGCTGGTGAAGCTGCGCGCTGACGCAGTGATCGGCCCGCTCGGTTTTGCTGAAGAGATGCAGCGCCTGATCGAGCAGCACCGCACGCGGCTGAATACGTTCCGCGAGATCGAACAGCGCGATTTTGCCCGGGCTGACCTCACGCGTGCGCAGCAGCTGCAGCACGCGGTGCTTCAGCGCGGCATCGTTTACGAAGAAGGCTGGCTCGCGTGGGCAGACGATGTGCTGCCGTTGCTGGAGCCAGCCTCAGTCCCTGCTTGA
- a CDS encoding AtuA-related protein, with translation MPRTLRDLAHTRAGDKGDISCISVIALRPECAEEFALLEQHVTAERVRAHFAELVRGEVERYVLPQLGALNFVLHGALAGGVTRSLALDAHGKSLSSALLTLEIPG, from the coding sequence ATGCCCCGCACCCTACGCGACCTCGCCCACACCCGCGCCGGCGACAAGGGCGACATCTCATGCATCTCTGTCATCGCGCTCCGTCCGGAATGCGCGGAAGAATTTGCCTTGCTTGAGCAGCACGTCACGGCCGAGCGCGTGCGCGCGCATTTCGCTGAACTCGTTCGCGGCGAGGTCGAACGCTACGTGCTGCCGCAGCTTGGCGCGCTCAACTTCGTACTCCACGGCGCCCTGGCCGGCGGCGTGACGCGCTCGCTGGCGCTGGATGCGCATGGCAAGTCGCTGTCCAGCGCACTGCTCACGCTCGAGATTCCGGGCTAA
- a CDS encoding MBL fold metallo-hydrolase — protein MSLLLQCAAHAAAPFARTSAPGFYRFMLGGYEITSLNDGTLELPVDQFLTNTTPQKVNEALARDYLQSPLETSYNAFLVNTGTKLILVDTGAGNIFGARLGRLTANMKASGYAPSQVDEIYITHMHADHIGGLTTDGQMHFPNAIVRVNRRELDYWLSEANMAKAPDGNRGDQKGTYRRAMTIMEPYIKAGRVQPFDGEQELSPGIRAYQSTGHTPGHVGYMIESQGNRLMVVGDIIHVAAVQFEDPTVTVAFDSDSQLAEQERIKEFTGIAKDKMLFAAAHVPFPGLGRLQADQHGFRWIPVNYSAGK, from the coding sequence ATGTCCCTGCTGCTGCAGTGTGCAGCCCACGCGGCCGCACCTTTCGCACGTACCTCGGCGCCAGGCTTCTACCGATTCATGTTGGGCGGTTATGAGATCACCTCGCTCAATGACGGCACACTGGAATTGCCGGTCGACCAGTTTCTGACGAACACCACACCGCAGAAGGTCAACGAAGCGTTGGCCCGTGATTACCTGCAAAGTCCGCTTGAAACGTCCTACAACGCGTTCCTGGTCAATACCGGTACCAAACTGATCCTGGTCGATACCGGCGCCGGCAACATCTTCGGCGCGCGCCTTGGCCGTCTGACAGCCAACATGAAGGCCTCCGGTTACGCGCCCTCGCAGGTCGACGAAATTTACATCACGCACATGCACGCAGACCATATCGGCGGGCTGACGACGGATGGACAGATGCACTTTCCCAATGCGATCGTCCGCGTCAATCGTCGTGAGCTGGATTACTGGCTGAGCGAGGCGAACATGGCCAAGGCGCCCGATGGCAATCGCGGCGATCAAAAAGGCACCTATCGTCGCGCCATGACGATCATGGAGCCTTACATCAAGGCGGGCCGCGTACAGCCGTTTGATGGCGAGCAAGAGCTGAGCCCCGGCATCCGTGCGTACCAGAGCACCGGACATACACCCGGGCACGTGGGTTACATGATCGAGAGCCAGGGAAATCGCTTGATGGTGGTGGGCGACATCATTCATGTCGCGGCCGTTCAGTTTGAGGATCCGACAGTGACGGTGGCGTTCGATAGCGACAGCCAGTTGGCGGAACAGGAACGCATCAAGGAATTCACCGGCATTGCCAAGGACAAGATGCTGTTTGCGGCCGCACACGTTCCTTTTCCCGGACTGGGGCGCTTGCAGGCGGATCAGCATGGCTTCCGCTGGATTCCCGTCAATTACTCGGCGGGCAAATAA
- a CDS encoding TetR/AcrR family transcriptional regulator has translation MANPAGVGRPREFELGDAVRDAMDVFWDHGYEGASLPDLMAGTGLSRGSLYKAFGDKKTLLLAALDLYMADGLKATADILSQPGPVRDAIRDSLLRYARLSVGEEGRRGCLAVAMTTELAARDADVAERTGRMFRRLQQLYAGAIVRGQASGEIAEQDEQVLARLLVCQVEGMRVLGKTGVPEGDMLALVDRTMRLLD, from the coding sequence ATGGCAAACCCGGCTGGCGTGGGCCGCCCCCGCGAATTCGAACTCGGCGATGCCGTGCGCGACGCCATGGATGTCTTCTGGGACCACGGATATGAAGGCGCGTCCCTACCCGACTTGATGGCCGGTACTGGCTTGTCGCGCGGCAGTCTCTACAAGGCATTTGGCGACAAGAAGACGCTGCTGCTGGCGGCGCTCGACCTCTACATGGCGGACGGGCTCAAGGCGACCGCCGACATCCTGTCGCAACCTGGCCCCGTGAGGGACGCAATTCGCGACTCGCTGTTGCGCTATGCGCGCCTGTCCGTTGGCGAGGAGGGCCGGCGGGGGTGTCTCGCGGTTGCGATGACCACCGAACTGGCCGCGCGCGACGCGGACGTCGCGGAGCGCACGGGGCGCATGTTCCGGCGCCTGCAGCAGCTCTATGCGGGCGCAATCGTCCGCGGACAGGCGAGCGGCGAGATCGCCGAGCAGGACGAACAGGTGCTCGCGCGTTTGCTTGTGTGCCAAGTCGAAGGCATGCGCGTGCTGGGGAAAACCGGCGTGCCCGAGGGCGACATGCTTGCGTTGGTCGACCGCACGATGCGCCTACTCGACTGA
- a CDS encoding MFS transporter, whose amino-acid sequence MLRNDPVSPDPRRWAMFSILLVGAFLPPLDFFIINVALPSIRTDLGASSSAEQLVISSYAGLYAVTLITGGRLGDLFGRGRMFFLGLIGFATASMLCGLASSPLTLIAGRALQGLTAAIMAPQALASIQAIFPEAEKPRALSLYGAVFGLAAVVGQALGGVLISLNLLNLGWRTIFLVNLPLAILVVLFGVPLLKETRAQHARKLDLGGTALSMLTLGALIVPLIEGREAGWPVWAWLSLIAVPALGRFFWRYERRLGSRGGAPLLDPAALRAPGLGRALLIALLLYAIGAFFLLFSVYLQNALHVDALSAGLVFLPFGVGFLLGPLSTPFCARLIGAYVNPFGIGLEVVGLVCLAWLIDGTPTGMLLASVPLAVALFVIGFGQGLALPTLMRMVTGRVAPALSGMIAGIASSTLQVSTSLSVAIIGGIFYTVLGTRQDPAAIAHAFIVALLSMALFLAVGAALGISLARAPAAPSSGRGARASTPGGTRP is encoded by the coding sequence ATGCTACGAAATGATCCCGTCTCACCCGACCCGCGTCGCTGGGCCATGTTCTCCATCCTGCTCGTCGGCGCGTTCCTGCCGCCGCTCGACTTCTTCATCATCAACGTCGCGCTGCCGTCGATCCGCACGGACCTCGGAGCTTCGTCATCGGCCGAGCAACTGGTGATTTCGTCCTATGCCGGCCTGTACGCAGTGACGCTGATCACCGGCGGGCGATTGGGCGACCTGTTCGGTCGAGGCCGCATGTTCTTTCTCGGGCTGATCGGATTTGCGACGGCCTCAATGCTGTGCGGCTTGGCGAGCTCGCCGTTGACGCTCATCGCCGGCCGCGCGTTGCAAGGCTTGACAGCCGCAATCATGGCGCCGCAGGCACTCGCGTCGATCCAGGCGATCTTTCCGGAAGCGGAAAAGCCGCGCGCGCTCAGCCTGTATGGCGCAGTGTTCGGCCTCGCCGCCGTGGTTGGCCAGGCGCTGGGCGGCGTTCTGATCTCGCTGAATCTGTTGAATCTGGGTTGGCGCACGATCTTCCTGGTCAACCTGCCGCTGGCGATTCTGGTCGTGCTGTTCGGCGTTCCCCTGTTGAAGGAGACGCGTGCGCAGCATGCGCGCAAGCTCGACCTCGGTGGCACCGCGCTGTCGATGCTGACGCTGGGCGCGCTGATCGTGCCGCTGATCGAGGGACGCGAAGCCGGCTGGCCAGTATGGGCATGGTTGTCGCTGATCGCGGTGCCGGCGCTGGGCAGGTTCTTCTGGCGCTACGAGCGCAGGCTGGGCAGCCGCGGAGGCGCCCCGCTGCTCGATCCGGCCGCGCTGCGCGCCCCGGGCCTCGGACGTGCCTTGCTGATCGCGCTGCTGCTCTACGCGATCGGCGCGTTCTTCCTGCTGTTCTCGGTGTATCTGCAGAATGCATTGCACGTTGACGCGCTCAGCGCTGGCCTCGTGTTCTTGCCGTTCGGCGTGGGTTTCCTGCTCGGCCCGTTGTCGACGCCGTTCTGTGCACGACTCATCGGCGCCTACGTCAACCCGTTCGGCATTGGCCTGGAGGTTGTCGGACTCGTCTGCCTCGCATGGTTGATCGATGGCACGCCGACCGGGATGCTGCTCGCATCCGTGCCGCTCGCCGTCGCATTGTTCGTCATCGGTTTCGGACAGGGGCTCGCCCTGCCCACGCTGATGCGCATGGTGACCGGGCGCGTCGCACCGGCGCTTTCCGGCATGATCGCCGGCATCGCGAGTTCGACGCTGCAGGTCAGCACGTCGCTCAGCGTAGCGATCATCGGCGGAATTTTCTATACGGTCCTCGGCACGCGCCAGGATCCGGCCGCCATTGCGCACGCGTTCATCGTCGCGCTTCTCTCGATGGCGTTGTTCCTCGCCGTCGGCGCCGCGCTTGGCATCTCGCTCGCACGAGCACCCGCCGCGCCTAGTTCAGGCCGAGGGGCTCGCGCATCTACCCCGGGTGGAACGCGCCCGTGA
- a CDS encoding universal stress protein translates to MHQRILAAFDGTHEAHLAVEEAAALARAFNGRVRVVWAIGSPTMPESREIYSVDKLREEAHRTASASLVELQRQFDADGTPAETGVLMLDATDDDIGNALELEAERWQADTIVVGSQGKHGLARLLLGSVAERTTRLSHRTVVVVRAQHPQHAAG, encoded by the coding sequence ATGCATCAGCGCATTCTTGCCGCTTTCGACGGCACCCATGAAGCCCACTTGGCGGTCGAGGAAGCAGCCGCCCTTGCCCGCGCTTTCAACGGCCGCGTCCGGGTCGTCTGGGCGATCGGTTCGCCTACCATGCCTGAGTCGCGCGAAATCTATAGCGTCGACAAACTGCGGGAAGAAGCACACCGGACAGCCAGCGCATCGCTAGTCGAATTGCAGCGCCAGTTCGACGCCGACGGCACCCCCGCCGAAACCGGCGTGCTGATGCTCGACGCCACCGATGACGATATCGGCAACGCGCTCGAGCTCGAAGCCGAACGCTGGCAGGCCGACACCATCGTTGTAGGCTCGCAAGGCAAGCACGGGCTCGCGCGCCTCCTACTGGGCAGTGTGGCCGAGCGAACGACGCGCCTGTCGCACCGCACCGTTGTCGTGGTACGCGCCCAGCACCCTCAGCATGCAGCCGGCTGA
- a CDS encoding LysR family transcriptional regulator, with translation MFLSRRFLPPMSLLCAFEAAARHQSFTAAAAELHLTQSAVSRQIRALEDRLGAELFVRERQTVRLSAAGQAYAEEIRGALMRISSATVGFRANPQGGSLNLAILPTFGTRWLAPRLPAFFDEHPGITINLTTRLSQFDFQLEAVDAAIHFGTPHWPGAELAFLMSETVVPACSPALLARYDFAQPRDLLNAPLLHLASRPDAWPRWLASHQVAGAEPQGMLFDQFATAAQAAVAGLGVALLPRFLITHELQQGDLVRALLHVPEMESAERYYLAWPTSRADYPPLQALRTWLVKAAQDFMPT, from the coding sequence ATGTTCCTGTCCCGCCGCTTTCTGCCGCCGATGTCCCTGCTCTGCGCGTTCGAGGCCGCCGCGCGGCACCAGAGCTTCACGGCCGCCGCCGCTGAACTGCACCTGACGCAGAGTGCCGTCAGCCGGCAGATTCGCGCCCTGGAAGATCGCCTCGGCGCTGAGCTGTTCGTGCGCGAGCGCCAGACCGTGCGCCTGAGCGCGGCGGGCCAGGCGTATGCGGAGGAAATCCGCGGCGCGTTGATGCGCATCTCGAGCGCCACGGTCGGGTTCCGTGCCAATCCGCAAGGCGGCAGCTTGAATCTCGCCATCCTGCCGACGTTCGGCACCCGCTGGCTGGCGCCGCGCCTGCCGGCGTTCTTCGACGAGCACCCGGGCATCACCATCAATCTGACGACACGGCTGTCGCAGTTCGACTTTCAGCTGGAGGCGGTGGATGCGGCCATCCATTTCGGTACGCCGCACTGGCCGGGGGCGGAATTGGCTTTTTTGATGAGCGAAACCGTCGTGCCCGCTTGCAGCCCGGCGCTGCTGGCCCGTTACGACTTTGCGCAGCCGCGCGATTTGCTGAATGCGCCGCTATTGCATCTGGCCTCCCGCCCCGACGCCTGGCCGCGCTGGCTGGCAAGCCATCAGGTGGCGGGTGCCGAACCCCAGGGCATGCTGTTCGACCAATTTGCCACGGCCGCGCAAGCTGCGGTTGCCGGCCTGGGCGTGGCCCTGCTGCCGCGTTTTCTGATCACCCACGAGCTGCAGCAAGGTGATTTGGTGCGTGCATTGCTGCATGTGCCCGAGATGGAAAGTGCCGAGCGCTACTACCTCGCCTGGCCCACCAGCCGCGCCGACTATCCGCCGTTGCAGGCGCTGCGGACATGGCTTGTGAAGGCGGCACAGGATTTCATGCCGACGTAG
- a CDS encoding GNAT family N-acetyltransferase, whose translation MSEAAAHAGSVTVEVFNATQQQQVIDTILYVQNVEFNVGISLEDQPDLLDIETHYLAPGGQFWVALAQDGRVVGTIGLQAKPNGIGILKKLFVLADYRGKQTQCAAKLFSALIAFARASGMVTIVLDTPSLATRSHAFYKANGFREIPQSEVPVKYDYPDRNSLFFRLDLS comes from the coding sequence ATGTCCGAAGCAGCCGCGCACGCCGGCAGCGTCACCGTCGAGGTCTTCAATGCGACGCAACAGCAGCAAGTCATCGACACCATCCTCTATGTGCAAAACGTTGAGTTCAACGTGGGAATTTCGCTGGAGGACCAACCGGACCTTTTGGACATCGAGACGCATTACTTAGCGCCAGGCGGGCAATTCTGGGTTGCCCTCGCGCAGGATGGCAGAGTCGTCGGCACCATTGGCTTGCAGGCAAAGCCGAATGGCATCGGCATTCTGAAAAAGCTGTTTGTGCTGGCGGACTACAGAGGCAAACAAACGCAGTGCGCAGCGAAGTTGTTCAGCGCCCTCATCGCCTTCGCTCGCGCGTCTGGCATGGTCACTATCGTGCTCGACACACCATCGCTCGCAACGCGCTCTCATGCCTTCTACAAGGCGAATGGATTTCGGGAAATCCCGCAGAGTGAGGTGCCGGTGAAGTACGACTACCCCGACCGCAATTCGCTCTTCTTCCGCCTTGATCTCAGCTGA
- a CDS encoding nuclear transport factor 2 family protein: MPQPIPQTLNAPAQATLEAWHAMLESGNMDDLDRLFADEVIFRSPVAHTPYPGRTATTLVLRTVNTVFEDFQYHRSFVTSDGASVVLEFSANVSGKALKGIDMVRFNAEGKIVEFEVMVRPASGLQALGAAMGAKLGDKLALLKAEA, encoded by the coding sequence ATGCCGCAGCCGATTCCCCAGACACTGAACGCGCCCGCGCAGGCCACGCTCGAGGCCTGGCATGCCATGCTCGAGAGCGGCAACATGGACGATCTCGACCGGCTGTTCGCCGATGAAGTGATCTTCCGCTCACCCGTGGCGCACACGCCTTACCCGGGCCGCACGGCGACTACGCTGGTGCTTCGCACCGTCAACACCGTCTTTGAAGACTTCCAATACCACCGCAGCTTCGTGACCAGCGACGGCGCCAGCGTGGTGCTGGAATTCAGTGCCAACGTGAGCGGCAAGGCCCTCAAGGGCATCGACATGGTGCGCTTCAACGCTGAAGGCAAGATCGTCGAGTTTGAAGTCATGGTCCGTCCGGCCAGCGGCCTGCAGGCGCTCGGCGCGGCCATGGGCGCCAAGCTGGGCGACAAGCTGGCGCTGCTCAAGGCCGAAGCCTGA
- a CDS encoding LysR family transcriptional regulator: MNLSVKQLRAFAALREHKNFTQAAQTCHLSQSAFSALIQNLEADAGVRLFDRNTRHVELTPEGEAFAESALRLLADFEATFSELRDRAAARTGRVTVAALPSIAAGILPGVLATFSAEHPGIQLALHDQLSDSCIDMVRRGAADFAIAAMGADMAGLAAQPFCTDDFHLVCHQEHPLSRKPALAVGDLVDTPFIHLARNTSIRQYLDAALHPTKLRSGMEVEHLATAAALVAANLGITVIPALALFQFRLPELVVRPLPLPGLVRTLYVIRRDGRSLSVAAQGLLDLLLAHPARAAAPV; this comes from the coding sequence ATGAACCTCTCCGTCAAGCAGCTCCGCGCCTTTGCCGCGCTGCGCGAGCACAAGAACTTCACGCAGGCGGCACAGACGTGCCACTTGTCGCAATCGGCCTTCAGCGCGCTGATCCAGAACCTGGAGGCCGATGCCGGCGTGCGCCTGTTCGACCGCAATACGCGCCATGTTGAACTGACCCCCGAGGGCGAAGCCTTTGCGGAATCGGCGCTGCGCCTGCTGGCCGATTTCGAGGCGACGTTCTCCGAGCTGCGCGATCGCGCCGCGGCACGCACCGGACGCGTGACGGTGGCCGCGCTGCCGTCGATCGCGGCGGGGATTCTGCCTGGCGTGCTGGCCACATTCTCTGCAGAGCATCCGGGCATTCAACTGGCGCTGCACGATCAACTGTCGGACTCATGCATCGACATGGTCCGGCGCGGGGCGGCGGACTTCGCCATCGCGGCCATGGGCGCCGACATGGCAGGCCTGGCCGCCCAGCCGTTCTGCACCGACGACTTCCACCTCGTCTGCCATCAGGAGCACCCGCTTTCGCGCAAGCCGGCGCTGGCCGTGGGCGATCTTGTCGATACGCCGTTCATCCACCTTGCGCGCAACACGAGCATCCGGCAATACCTGGATGCGGCGCTGCATCCAACGAAGCTGCGCAGCGGCATGGAAGTCGAACATCTGGCCACGGCGGCGGCGCTGGTGGCGGCCAACCTGGGCATCACCGTCATTCCTGCGCTGGCGCTGTTCCAGTTCCGCCTGCCGGAGCTGGTGGTGCGACCGCTGCCCCTGCCGGGGCTGGTGCGCACGCTGTATGTCATCCGGCGCGACGGGCGCAGCCTTTCGGTGGCGGCGCAAGGGTTGCTGGACTTGCTGCTGGCGCACCCGGCGCGCGCGGCGGCGCCAGTTTGA
- the hglS gene encoding 2-oxoadipate dioxygenase/decarboxylase HglS, which translates to MSAAHQLPASSFIHANEIRSRFSRAMSAMYREEVPQYGTLVELVADINARTLDAQPALRAQMAQSGELERLDIERHGAIRVGTAAELATLRRLFAVMGMEPVGYYDLSVAGVPVHSTAFRPVTDAALLANPFRVFTSLLRLELIADAALREKAAAILARRQIFTPRVLELIAQCEADGGLADADADAFVREALETFRWHSTATVDAGTYRALQAAHRLVADVVCFRGPHINHLTPRTLDIDAAQAAMPTRGMDAKDVVEGPPRRDCPILLRQTSFKALQEAVRFTDDAGAHTARFGEIEQRGVALTRKGRALYDQLLAEVRSMGNAGSAAPNYGSRLAQAFRAFPDSHDALRAQGLAFYRYTLTPSGHAQADAAAAADASLDELLAKGWVQADPITYEDFLPVSAAGIFQSNLGGEEQKQYQAHAAQQAFETALGARVHDEIALYEAAQQRSIDQVRAVLRGTPVVDAA; encoded by the coding sequence ATGAGCGCTGCGCATCAACTTCCCGCGTCGAGCTTCATCCACGCCAACGAAATCCGCTCACGCTTTTCGCGCGCCATGTCGGCCATGTACCGCGAAGAAGTGCCCCAGTACGGCACCCTGGTTGAGCTGGTGGCCGACATCAACGCGCGCACGCTGGACGCTCAGCCCGCGCTGCGCGCGCAGATGGCGCAGTCGGGCGAACTGGAGCGGCTGGATATCGAGCGCCACGGCGCCATTCGCGTCGGCACGGCCGCCGAGCTGGCCACGCTGCGTCGGCTGTTTGCCGTCATGGGCATGGAACCGGTGGGTTACTACGATCTGTCGGTGGCCGGCGTGCCCGTGCATTCGACGGCGTTTCGCCCGGTGACCGATGCCGCGTTGCTGGCCAACCCGTTTCGTGTGTTCACCTCGCTGCTGCGGCTTGAGCTGATTGCGGACGCCGCCCTGCGCGAGAAGGCCGCTGCCATCCTGGCGCGCCGGCAGATCTTTACCCCGCGCGTGCTCGAATTGATTGCCCAATGCGAAGCCGACGGCGGCTTGGCCGACGCAGATGCCGACGCGTTCGTACGCGAGGCGCTGGAGACCTTCCGCTGGCACAGCACCGCCACGGTCGACGCCGGGACGTATCGCGCGCTGCAAGCCGCTCACCGTCTTGTGGCCGACGTGGTGTGCTTCCGCGGCCCCCACATCAACCACCTGACACCGCGCACGCTCGACATCGACGCCGCACAGGCCGCCATGCCCACACGCGGCATGGATGCCAAGGATGTGGTGGAAGGCCCGCCGCGCCGCGACTGCCCCATCCTGCTGCGCCAGACCAGCTTCAAGGCGCTGCAGGAAGCGGTGCGCTTTACCGACGATGCAGGCGCCCACACGGCACGCTTTGGCGAAATCGAGCAGCGCGGCGTGGCCCTCACGCGCAAGGGCCGCGCGCTGTATGACCAACTGCTGGCGGAGGTGCGCAGCATGGGCAATGCCGGCAGTGCCGCACCCAACTACGGAAGCCGGTTGGCCCAGGCGTTCCGCGCCTTTCCCGACAGCCATGACGCGCTGCGCGCACAAGGCCTAGCGTTCTATCGCTACACGCTTACGCCGTCGGGCCATGCACAGGCCGACGCAGCCGCGGCAGCCGATGCGTCGTTGGATGAACTCCTCGCCAAGGGCTGGGTGCAGGCCGACCCCATCACGTATGAAGATTTCTTGCCAGTGAGCGCGGCGGGCATCTTCCAGTCCAACCTGGGCGGTGAGGAGCAGAAGCAGTATCAGGCCCACGCCGCGCAGCAGGCCTTCGAGACCGCGCTGGGCGCACGCGTGCATGACGAAATCGCGCTGTACGAGGCAGCGCAGCAGCGCTCCATCGATCAGGTGCGCGCCGTGCTGCGCGGCACGCCCGTGGTGGATGCCGCATGA
- a CDS encoding NAD(P)H-dependent flavin oxidoreductase, protein MSLPPILQNRLSVPVVGSPLFIISNPDLVIAQCKAGVVGSFPALNARPAELLETWLQRITTELAEYDAQHPDKPSAPFAVNQIVHKSNDRLEHDLELCVKYKVPIVITSLGAREDVNQAVHSYGGIVLHDVINNKFAKKAIEKGADGLIAVAAGAGGHAGTTSPFALIHEIREWFDGPLLLSGAIANGNAILAALAAGADLAYVGSAFIATEEANAIEGYKQAIVESTASDIVYTNLFTGVHGNYLRKSIEGAGLDPDALPESDPSKMNFGSGGGAKAKAWKDIWGAGQGVGAVKRVVPAAELVKRFAEEFEVARHRLNNIEALRAPAGSKATA, encoded by the coding sequence ATGTCGCTGCCCCCGATTCTGCAAAACCGCCTGTCCGTGCCCGTGGTGGGCTCGCCACTGTTCATCATTTCCAACCCCGACCTCGTGATCGCGCAGTGCAAGGCGGGCGTGGTCGGCTCGTTCCCGGCGCTCAATGCGCGGCCGGCCGAGCTGCTGGAGACCTGGCTGCAGCGCATCACCACGGAGCTGGCCGAATACGACGCGCAGCACCCTGACAAGCCGTCGGCGCCATTTGCCGTCAACCAGATCGTGCACAAGTCGAACGACCGCCTGGAGCACGACCTGGAGCTGTGCGTGAAGTACAAGGTGCCCATCGTCATCACGTCGCTGGGCGCGCGTGAAGACGTGAACCAAGCGGTGCACAGCTATGGCGGCATCGTGCTGCACGACGTCATCAACAATAAATTCGCCAAGAAGGCGATCGAGAAAGGCGCGGATGGCCTGATCGCCGTGGCGGCGGGCGCAGGCGGTCACGCGGGCACAACGTCGCCGTTTGCGCTGATCCACGAAATTCGCGAATGGTTCGATGGCCCGTTGCTGCTGTCGGGCGCCATCGCCAACGGCAACGCCATCCTGGCGGCGCTGGCAGCCGGCGCTGATCTGGCCTATGTCGGCTCCGCGTTCATCGCCACCGAAGAAGCGAATGCGATCGAGGGCTACAAGCAAGCGATCGTGGAAAGCACCGCCAGCGATATCGTCTACACGAACCTGTTCACTGGCGTGCACGGCAATTACCTGCGCAAGAGCATCGAAGGCGCTGGCCTGGACCCGGACGCGCTGCCGGAATCGGACCCGAGCAAGATGAACTTCGGCTCGGGCGGCGGCGCCAAGGCCAAGGCATGGAAAGACATCTGGGGTGCCGGCCAAGGCGTGGGCGCAGTCAAGCGTGTGGTGCCGGCAGCGGAACTCGTCAAGCGCTTTGCCGAGGAGTTCGAAGTGGCGCGCCATCGGCTGAACAACATCGAAGCGCTGCGCGCTCCAGCTGGCAGCAAGGCGACGGCTTAA